The following proteins come from a genomic window of Mycolicibacterium rufum:
- the thiD gene encoding bifunctional hydroxymethylpyrimidine kinase/phosphomethylpyrimidine kinase, translated as MADTTHSLPTTAPGRTPRRVMTIAGSDSGGSAGLQADMRAFAMLGAHGSAAVTAVTVQNTLGVSAFHEVPTDVVAAQISAVASDIGIEAAKTGMLASTGIIRAIVATWTAEGLAGTVPLIVDPVCASNVGEPLLHPSALDAMRHELIPMATLVTPNLDEVRLLVGIDVTDDDSQRDAARALHALGPQWALVKGGHLRTSRISSDLLFDGSDFHQFAAARVDTRHDHGAGDTLAAAITVALAHGYPVPDAVAFGKRWVTECIRTAYPLGHGLGTVNGMSGLSP; from the coding sequence ATGGCCGACACGACGCACAGCCTGCCGACGACCGCCCCCGGGCGGACGCCGCGCCGCGTCATGACGATCGCCGGCTCTGATTCCGGCGGCAGCGCCGGTCTGCAGGCCGACATGCGCGCCTTCGCGATGCTGGGGGCCCACGGATCCGCTGCGGTGACGGCTGTGACGGTGCAGAACACGTTGGGCGTCAGCGCGTTTCACGAGGTGCCGACCGACGTCGTCGCCGCGCAGATCAGCGCGGTGGCCTCCGACATCGGGATCGAGGCGGCCAAGACCGGCATGCTGGCCTCCACCGGCATCATCAGGGCGATCGTGGCGACCTGGACGGCCGAGGGTCTCGCCGGCACCGTCCCCCTGATCGTGGACCCGGTGTGCGCCTCCAACGTCGGAGAGCCGCTGCTGCACCCCAGCGCCCTGGACGCCATGCGTCACGAACTGATCCCCATGGCGACGCTGGTGACGCCCAACCTCGACGAGGTGCGACTGCTCGTCGGCATCGACGTCACCGACGACGACTCCCAACGCGACGCCGCCCGGGCGCTGCACGCGCTGGGGCCGCAGTGGGCCCTGGTCAAAGGTGGCCACCTGCGCACCTCCCGCATCAGCTCCGACCTCCTGTTCGACGGCTCCGACTTCCATCAGTTCGCGGCCGCGCGGGTCGACACCCGCCACGACCATGGCGCCGGGGACACGCTCGCGGCGGCGATCACCGTCGCACTCGCCCACGGCTATCCCGTTCCCGATGCGGTCGCGTTCGGTAAGCGCTGGGTGACCGAATGCATCCGCACCGCCTATCCGCTGGGCCACGGCCTCGGCACGGTCAACGGAATGTCCGGCCTCTCCCCCTGA
- a CDS encoding dihydrofolate reductase family protein → MGKLIYGFNVSVDGYIADANGSIDWSEPSDELHQYWNDYERGTALSFYGRRLYELMSAYWPTADQAPDATPTIVDYARVWRDMPKVVFSRTLESVDWNSRLERGNPVDVVRQLKAETDGRLEVAGATLAAPIVQAGLVDEYRIVLAPTAVGGGLPFFPALPSWISLRLVENRTFPGGVVLLRYEAKRD, encoded by the coding sequence GTGGGCAAACTCATCTATGGCTTCAACGTGTCGGTCGACGGGTACATCGCCGACGCAAACGGCAGCATCGACTGGTCCGAACCCAGCGACGAACTGCACCAGTACTGGAACGACTACGAACGGGGGACGGCGCTGTCGTTCTACGGACGGCGCCTCTACGAACTGATGTCGGCCTACTGGCCGACCGCCGACCAGGCTCCCGACGCCACCCCCACCATCGTCGACTACGCCCGAGTCTGGCGGGACATGCCCAAGGTGGTGTTCTCGCGCACCCTGGAGTCGGTCGACTGGAACTCCCGCCTGGAACGGGGCAATCCGGTCGACGTGGTCAGGCAGCTGAAGGCCGAGACCGACGGCAGGCTCGAGGTGGCCGGCGCGACGCTCGCCGCACCGATCGTGCAGGCGGGCCTGGTCGACGAGTACCGCATCGTGCTGGCACCCACTGCCGTGGGTGGCGGGCTCCCGTTCTTCCCCGCCCTGCCGTCGTGGATCTCGTTGCGACTGGTCGAGAATCGTACGTTCCCGGGCGGGGTGGTCCTGCTGCGCTACGAGGCCAAGCGAGACTGA
- a CDS encoding LLM class flavin-dependent oxidoreductase, translating to MTTDGPTNGAAAPRVGCVYRPQTAPERIAAAANAADAAGLDELWLWEDCFLAGGVSAAAVALSHSTELTVGVGVLPVPLRNVALAAMEIATLARAFPGRVRIGMGHGVQDWMAQVGEKVGSPMTLLREYLTCLTALLRGEHVTFHGRYVSLDRVQLDWPPEPMPGILAAAEGPKTLRLSGELAAGTVITSGTSPDQLRVAVSRVREGSGTRPHTIVTYLLCTTGPDARRELLDEIGEWGYDPGADLGVWGTADEIAGGARRWLDAGADTLVFQPRASTPIEEFVEFVGAEVSPLLRRS from the coding sequence GTGACGACTGACGGACCGACGAACGGTGCGGCGGCGCCGCGGGTCGGGTGCGTGTACCGGCCTCAGACGGCGCCGGAGCGAATCGCGGCAGCGGCCAATGCGGCCGATGCGGCGGGGCTCGATGAACTGTGGTTGTGGGAGGACTGCTTCCTCGCCGGCGGCGTCTCCGCCGCGGCCGTCGCCCTGTCGCACAGCACCGAGCTCACGGTGGGAGTGGGCGTGCTGCCTGTGCCTCTGCGCAACGTCGCCCTGGCGGCGATGGAGATCGCGACGCTGGCCCGGGCGTTCCCCGGTCGTGTCCGTATCGGCATGGGTCACGGCGTCCAGGACTGGATGGCCCAGGTCGGGGAGAAGGTCGGCTCGCCGATGACGCTGCTCCGGGAGTACCTCACCTGTCTGACCGCGCTGCTGCGCGGCGAACACGTCACCTTTCACGGCCGATACGTCTCCCTCGACCGTGTGCAGCTGGACTGGCCCCCAGAGCCGATGCCCGGGATCCTGGCGGCCGCCGAGGGGCCGAAGACACTACGCCTGAGCGGCGAGCTCGCCGCCGGGACGGTCATCACCAGTGGGACCTCCCCGGATCAGCTGCGCGTGGCGGTTTCCCGCGTCCGTGAGGGGTCTGGCACCCGTCCACACACCATCGTCACCTATCTGCTGTGTACGACGGGGCCGGACGCCCGCCGTGAGCTCCTCGACGAGATCGGGGAGTGGGGCTACGACCCCGGCGCCGATCTCGGCGTCTGGGGCACGGCCGACGAGATCGCCGGCGGAGCGCGACGGTGGCTCGACGCCGGCGCGGACACCCTGGTGTTCCAGCCCCGGGCCTCGACCCCGATCGAGGAGTTCGTCGAGTTCGTGGGCGCCGAGGTCAGCCCGCTGTTACGCCGCAGCTGA
- a CDS encoding S1C family serine protease, with product MVNPPPCPANPPGHGYDWVGGNAQRPVNPLYGNPSQGTPEPTMTGGPHGPRPAGRRRAPRVAVLAGAAAIALAGGSIGAATAVAVTDHDRPAATPTTAAPAPSLKPAANAAPGSVESVAAKVMPSVVKIQITTGQGVAEGSGIVLSPDGLILTNNHVVAPAVAGGDPGAQPAAYDGAGTTSTVTFSDGRSVPFTVVGTDPTGDLAVVRAQGVTGLTPISIGSSKDVKIGQEVVAIGSPLGLQGTVTKGIVSALNRPVAAGGEEGGSAVVLQALQTDAAINPGNSGGPLVDMNGDLIGVNSAGASTGSGGGSIGLGFAIPSDQAKRIADELISSGTASHGSLGVQLSTDGGDAAGAAVADVAAGSPAAEAGLSRGALITKVDDQVIDGPEALAAAIRSKAPGDQVSVTYRDDSGATRTAQVTLGTAEATGLSEPGR from the coding sequence ATGGTGAACCCGCCCCCCTGCCCCGCGAACCCCCCGGGGCACGGCTACGACTGGGTAGGCGGGAACGCGCAGCGCCCCGTGAATCCTCTGTACGGCAATCCTTCTCAGGGGACCCCCGAGCCGACGATGACGGGCGGACCGCACGGCCCACGCCCGGCCGGGCGGCGGCGCGCGCCGCGGGTGGCGGTGCTGGCCGGGGCCGCGGCGATTGCCCTCGCGGGCGGCAGCATCGGCGCGGCGACTGCCGTAGCTGTCACCGACCACGACCGGCCGGCGGCGACGCCGACGACCGCGGCACCCGCGCCATCGCTGAAGCCGGCCGCGAACGCAGCCCCGGGATCGGTCGAGAGCGTCGCCGCCAAGGTGATGCCCAGCGTGGTCAAGATCCAGATCACCACCGGTCAGGGCGTCGCCGAGGGGTCGGGAATCGTGCTGAGCCCCGACGGGCTCATCCTCACCAACAACCACGTCGTCGCACCGGCGGTCGCGGGCGGCGATCCCGGCGCGCAGCCGGCGGCCTACGACGGCGCGGGCACGACGAGCACCGTCACGTTCTCCGACGGACGGAGCGTGCCGTTCACCGTCGTGGGCACCGACCCCACCGGTGACCTGGCCGTTGTACGCGCACAGGGCGTCACCGGGCTGACACCCATCAGCATCGGCTCCTCGAAGGACGTCAAGATCGGCCAGGAGGTCGTCGCCATCGGGTCCCCGCTCGGCCTGCAGGGCACCGTCACCAAGGGCATCGTCAGCGCGCTGAATCGGCCCGTCGCGGCCGGCGGCGAGGAGGGCGGCTCCGCGGTCGTGCTGCAGGCGCTGCAGACCGACGCCGCGATCAATCCCGGGAACTCCGGAGGTCCCCTCGTCGACATGAACGGCGACCTGATCGGCGTCAACTCCGCCGGCGCCAGCACCGGTTCCGGTGGCGGTTCGATCGGGCTCGGGTTCGCGATCCCCTCGGACCAGGCCAAGCGCATCGCCGACGAGCTGATCTCCTCCGGCACCGCCAGTCACGGATCGCTCGGGGTGCAGTTGAGCACCGACGGCGGGGACGCGGCCGGCGCGGCGGTGGCCGACGTCGCCGCAGGCAGTCCCGCGGCTGAGGCGGGCCTGTCCCGCGGCGCGCTCATCACCAAGGTCGACGACCAGGTCATCGACGGCCCCGAGGCCCTCGCCGCGGCGATCCGGTCCAAGGCGCCGGGCGATCAGGTGTCGGTGACCTATCGCGACGACTCGGGCGCGACGCGGACCGCGCAGGTCACGCTCGGCACGGCAGAGGCCACGGGTCTCAGCGAGCCGGGTCGATGA
- a CDS encoding zinc-binding dehydrogenase: protein MDRVGGPLEVRDVPVPSPPPGGVVVTVRATGLCRSDWHAWAGHETLTLPHVPGHELAGVIEEVGAGVTKWSVDDRVTVPFVSGCGTCAWCLSGHAQVCPRQEQPGFTYWGSFAESVALPAADTNLVALPDSVSFAAAASLGCRFATAYRALTARARLAEGEWLTVVGVGGVGLSAVMIGKALGARVIAVDRTPAALAAAEALGADHLLVSDGADVPAQVHEITGGGSHVAVDAVGHESACACAILSLRRRGRHVQVGLLPPVHGHPRLPMDRVIAWEIDVLGSHGMAAADYPPMLAMIERGELRPQDLIERTIGLDEAATALPAVATASPAGITIIDPAR, encoded by the coding sequence ATGGATCGCGTCGGCGGGCCTCTCGAGGTCCGAGACGTCCCGGTTCCGAGCCCACCGCCGGGCGGCGTCGTGGTGACGGTGCGCGCAACGGGCCTGTGCCGCAGCGACTGGCATGCGTGGGCCGGACACGAGACCCTCACGCTTCCGCACGTACCGGGCCACGAACTGGCCGGTGTGATCGAGGAGGTGGGCGCCGGGGTCACGAAGTGGTCGGTCGACGACCGGGTGACCGTGCCGTTCGTCTCGGGCTGCGGCACGTGCGCGTGGTGCCTTTCTGGCCACGCACAGGTCTGTCCCCGCCAGGAGCAGCCGGGGTTCACCTACTGGGGTTCGTTCGCCGAGTCGGTCGCGCTGCCCGCCGCCGACACCAACCTCGTGGCCCTTCCGGACTCGGTGTCCTTCGCCGCGGCGGCGAGCCTGGGCTGCCGGTTCGCCACCGCTTATCGGGCACTGACCGCCCGGGCCCGCCTCGCGGAGGGGGAGTGGCTGACCGTGGTCGGCGTCGGCGGGGTCGGACTGAGCGCCGTCATGATCGGAAAAGCGTTGGGGGCCAGAGTGATCGCGGTCGATCGCACGCCTGCTGCGCTGGCTGCGGCCGAAGCTCTCGGGGCCGACCATCTCCTCGTCTCCGACGGGGCCGACGTTCCGGCCCAGGTTCACGAGATCACCGGCGGCGGAAGCCATGTGGCCGTCGACGCGGTGGGTCATGAATCGGCCTGCGCCTGCGCGATCCTCAGCCTTCGCCGGCGTGGCCGTCATGTCCAGGTCGGTCTGCTGCCGCCGGTGCACGGGCACCCGCGACTCCCGATGGACCGCGTGATCGCCTGGGAGATCGATGTTCTGGGCAGCCACGGGATGGCGGCGGCAGACTATCCGCCGATGCTGGCGATGATCGAGCGTGGCGAGTTGCGACCGCAGGACCTCATCGAAAGGACCATCGGGCTCGACGAGGCGGCGACGGCGCTGCCGGCTGTCGCCACTGCGTCGCCCGCGGGGATCACGATCATCGACCCGGCTCGCTGA
- a CDS encoding NAD(P)-dependent oxidoreductase: MRIAILGTGAMGAGMAQSLVRTGFDVTVWNRTLARSEPLADDGAVVAMDPVAAVADADLVMAMLFDAASTLDVMETVLPHLQQDAIFVQCATVGVDGAAQTASLAARHGVAFLDCPVLGTKAPAEQGKLVMLASGDPALRDRVQPAFDAVGTKTIWVGDEPGMGSKLKLACNAWIASLAAAAGQSLALAKGLGVDQQLVLDAFDGSAANSAYLQMKGSAIIEGSFAPQFSVDGVRKDTGLIADALAATGVSTALIDGVRAVFDAASAAGHGGDDMAAVYFGFAQPG, encoded by the coding sequence ATGCGGATCGCGATTCTGGGGACGGGCGCCATGGGCGCCGGCATGGCGCAATCACTGGTGCGCACGGGCTTCGACGTCACGGTGTGGAACCGGACCCTCGCACGGTCCGAGCCGCTGGCCGACGATGGGGCGGTGGTGGCGATGGATCCCGTCGCCGCCGTCGCCGACGCCGACCTCGTGATGGCCATGCTGTTCGACGCGGCGTCCACCCTCGACGTGATGGAGACCGTCCTGCCGCACCTGCAGCAGGACGCCATCTTCGTGCAGTGTGCGACCGTCGGTGTCGACGGCGCCGCGCAGACCGCGTCGCTCGCCGCCCGCCACGGTGTCGCCTTCCTCGACTGCCCGGTACTCGGCACGAAGGCGCCCGCCGAGCAGGGCAAGCTCGTCATGCTGGCGTCGGGCGATCCCGCGTTGAGGGACCGGGTACAGCCCGCCTTCGACGCCGTGGGCACGAAGACGATCTGGGTGGGCGACGAACCGGGAATGGGCTCGAAACTCAAACTGGCGTGCAATGCCTGGATCGCCTCCCTCGCCGCGGCGGCCGGACAGTCCCTGGCCCTGGCGAAAGGGCTCGGCGTCGACCAGCAGTTGGTGCTGGACGCGTTCGACGGGTCGGCCGCGAATTCGGCCTACCTGCAGATGAAGGGCTCGGCGATCATCGAGGGCTCTTTCGCGCCGCAGTTCAGCGTCGACGGGGTCCGCAAGGACACCGGGCTGATCGCCGATGCGCTCGCGGCCACCGGTGTGTCGACCGCGTTGATCGACGGCGTCCGCGCGGTCTTCGACGCGGCCAGCGCGGCGGGTCACGGTGGCGACGACATGGCTGCGGTGTACTTCGGCTTCGCACAGCCGGGCTGA
- a CDS encoding nitroreductase family deazaflavin-dependent oxidoreductase translates to MGIPEVEPTAPSPLFRAGATLMGTNGARQFLKKYGWRIDRAVIKLTNGHVSMSLVLPEVLLTHTGAKTGQQRSTPLTYFTDRGRVITIASNYGGQRHPAWYHNVTANPRVTLTARGYTGTFVAEEMTGAERDRLFDLAKQFVPNYADYERRAAGRRIPVIAFTETASDS, encoded by the coding sequence ATGGGCATCCCCGAGGTCGAACCGACAGCGCCGTCGCCGTTGTTCAGGGCCGGCGCCACGCTGATGGGCACCAACGGCGCGCGCCAATTCCTCAAGAAGTACGGCTGGCGCATCGACCGCGCCGTCATCAAGCTGACGAACGGTCACGTGTCGATGTCGTTGGTGCTCCCCGAGGTGCTGCTGACCCATACCGGAGCGAAGACCGGTCAGCAGCGCAGTACGCCGCTGACCTACTTCACCGATCGCGGCCGGGTCATCACCATCGCGTCCAACTACGGTGGCCAGCGCCATCCCGCGTGGTACCACAACGTCACGGCGAATCCCCGCGTCACGCTGACGGCGCGCGGCTACACGGGCACCTTCGTCGCCGAAGAGATGACCGGCGCCGAACGCGACCGGCTGTTCGACCTCGCGAAGCAGTTCGTCCCGAACTACGCCGACTACGAACGGCGCGCAGCAGGACGGCGAATTCCGGTGATCGCGTTCACCGAAACCGCCTCCGACTCATGA
- a CDS encoding alpha/beta fold hydrolase: protein MRYADTDTLRIAYLEDGGADGWPVVLCHGFPYDVHAFDEVTPELIREGARVIRPYARGFGPTRFLTSDAARSGEQAALADDLRQLIVALDLVGPIVAGYDWGGLACCGVAAVWPDLVSGMVSMAGYDVIDERQQHGLPPSVEHVAWYQHLFQTSRGRESLAAHRRDLCVMLWRQWSPTWRFDDHVYEATASSFDNPDFVDVVVQAYRHNFGTVDGDPRYASARATLARRPVIPVPTVTLDGVHDPLKPGGTADHAPMFSGRHEHRAVDSGHNLPQECPADFADAVLTVAGWLGLTTRSRPPIGPGCH, encoded by the coding sequence GTGAGGTACGCGGACACCGACACCCTCCGAATCGCCTACCTGGAGGATGGCGGTGCTGACGGATGGCCGGTGGTGCTGTGTCATGGATTCCCTTACGACGTCCACGCATTCGACGAGGTGACGCCTGAGCTCATCCGAGAGGGCGCCCGGGTGATCCGGCCCTATGCGCGGGGCTTCGGACCGACCCGCTTTCTGACGTCTGACGCCGCACGGTCGGGCGAGCAGGCCGCACTGGCCGACGATCTGCGGCAACTGATCGTCGCGCTCGACCTGGTGGGCCCGATCGTGGCCGGATACGACTGGGGCGGCCTCGCCTGCTGCGGCGTGGCCGCGGTGTGGCCGGACCTCGTCTCGGGAATGGTGTCGATGGCCGGTTACGACGTCATCGATGAGCGGCAGCAGCACGGCCTTCCCCCGTCGGTGGAACACGTCGCGTGGTACCAGCACCTGTTCCAGACATCACGTGGTCGCGAGAGTCTGGCGGCGCATCGGCGCGATCTGTGCGTGATGCTGTGGCGTCAGTGGTCGCCCACCTGGCGTTTCGATGACCACGTGTACGAAGCAACGGCATCGTCCTTCGACAACCCCGACTTCGTCGACGTGGTGGTGCAGGCCTACCGCCACAACTTCGGCACCGTCGACGGCGATCCGCGGTACGCGTCCGCCCGGGCGACGTTGGCGCGGCGGCCGGTCATCCCGGTGCCCACCGTCACGCTGGACGGGGTGCACGATCCCCTCAAACCGGGCGGGACGGCCGACCATGCTCCGATGTTCTCAGGACGTCACGAGCATCGGGCCGTCGACAGCGGCCACAATCTGCCCCAGGAGTGCCCGGCGGACTTCGCCGACGCGGTGCTCACCGTGGCCGGGTGGCTGGGCCTCACGACGAGGTCTCGGCCGCCAATCGGGCCAGGGTGTCACTGA